CGACCAGCGCGCCGACGCCATCACCCGCCGCGATGCCGCCGGGTTCGCCGCCGCCGACGTCGCGTTCCACCAGCGCATCGTCGCGGCCACCCGCAACGACATGCTGATCGAGCTCTGGCGCGTGCTCGGCGAGTCGCTCGTGCAGTCACTCACCGAACGCAAGCGCGAGTCGGCCTTCGACGACGCCGACTCCACCCGTGAGCACGAGGCACTCTTCGATGCCATCGCGGACGCCGACCCGGGCGCTGCCACCAGCGCCGTCACGGCGCTCTTCCTCACCGCACGACCGGCGCGGGACCGAAGCGACGCCGGTGCCGCGGTCGCCACGTGAGCGCCGTGACCGCATCGACCGCGCCGGTCGCGCCGGCCGCGAGCGACACCACGAGCGCCCCGCCGCGCTTCGACCGGCCATCGGTACTCCGGCTCATGCTCGGCCACGGCGCCACCGACTTCTACCAGGCGGCCGTGCCGGCGCTGGTGCCGTACTTCGTCGCGACCTTCCACCTCACCCTCGCCCGCGGCGCGAGTGCCGTGTTCGCCGCCACGATCCTGTCCGCCGTGCTCCAGCCCTTCTTCGGCTGGCTGGCCGACCGGCGCGCCACGCCCTGGCTCACGACGTGGGGCCTCGTCCTCGCCGCCGGCGGCGTGGCCGCGGCCGTGATGGCACCGAACTACACCCTCGCGCTCCTCGCGGTGGGACTCGCCGGCATCGGTGTGGCGGCCTTCCATCCCGAGGCCACCCGGGCCGTGAACATGTTCTCCGGTGACCGCAAGGGCACCGGGATGAGCTTCTTCACCATCGGCGGGAACATCGGTTTCGCCCTCGCGCCGATCATCGTCGTGCCACTCGCCACGCCCGCGTACCGCGGCGGGCTCGCCGCGCTCTGCCTGCTCTCCATCCCGTGCGCCTGGATCCTCAACCGCGCGATGGGCGCCCTGCCGACGGCGCGCGGCAAGGCGGCGCGAAACGCGGCGCACGATCGCACGCTGCCCAGCGACGCCTGGGGTGCATTCGCACTCCTCGGCGTTGCCATCGGCATGCGCAGCATGATGGTCGTGGCGATGAACACCTTCCTCCCCACCTATTGGTCGCAAGCGCTGCACACCTCACTGCAGACCGGCGCCTTCGCGCTGACGATGCTGCTGACCATCGGCCTCGCGGGCGTGTTCGTCGGCGGACGGATGGCGGACCGCATCGGTGCACGCGCCGTGATCCTCTGGAGCTTCGCCGCCGTCGCGCCGGCGTTCTGGCTCCTCGCGCGCGCGCAAACCGTGCTACAGGCCTCGCTCGCACTGCCGCTCCTCGCCTTCGCGCTGTTCGCACCCGGCGGCGTGATGGTCGTGCTCGGACAGGCCTACCTGCCCCGCCACCTGGGCACGGCGTCCGGCGTGACCGTCGGCCTCGCGGTGACCTTCGGCGGCCTGGCCGCGCCGCTGCTCGGGCGCATCGCCGACCTGCATGGACTGCACACCATGCTCCTGCTGCTCGCCGCCTGTGCGCCGGTGATGGCACTCACCGCCTGGCTGCTGCCCGACCGTCGTCACGCGTAGGCGGTGGCGGCGACGGCGCCTCCGGTGCATCCACCGTGCCGCCGCGCTCCAGGTACCCCGAGACCCCGACGCGGAACGTGTGCGGATCCAGCACCAGCAGCGGCATCCGGATCACCCAGTGGCTCACGATCCAGCGCCCGTTCAGGATGCGCTGCAGGGTCACGCTCCCGCCGGCGAACTTCGCCACCCGCGGAATGACGCGCGGCCCCGCCACGTAGCGGAAGTCGATGCTGCGCAACTCGCCGCTGAGCGTGTCCACGAACGCCGTGCCCTCCACATCCGGCAGCGTCCGGCCGCGCACCGGCTTGAAGCGCAGCTCGGCCAGCTCGCGGCCCGCATCGGCCGGCGCCGAGAAGCAGTGCGTGCGCACGAACGCCTCGCTCA
This is a stretch of genomic DNA from Gemmatimonadaceae bacterium. It encodes these proteins:
- a CDS encoding MFS transporter; translation: MTASTAPVAPAASDTTSAPPRFDRPSVLRLMLGHGATDFYQAAVPALVPYFVATFHLTLARGASAVFAATILSAVLQPFFGWLADRRATPWLTTWGLVLAAGGVAAAVMAPNYTLALLAVGLAGIGVAAFHPEATRAVNMFSGDRKGTGMSFFTIGGNIGFALAPIIVVPLATPAYRGGLAALCLLSIPCAWILNRAMGALPTARGKAARNAAHDRTLPSDAWGAFALLGVAIGMRSMMVVAMNTFLPTYWSQALHTSLQTGAFALTMLLTIGLAGVFVGGRMADRIGARAVILWSFAAVAPAFWLLARAQTVLQASLALPLLAFALFAPGGVMVVLGQAYLPRHLGTASGVTVGLAVTFGGLAAPLLGRIADLHGLHTMLLLLAACAPVMALTAWLLPDRRHA